From the genome of Gracilibacillus salitolerans, one region includes:
- a CDS encoding cell division protein FtsQ/DivIB, producing MVQKRVVSIEDRIPKLKQERRKKANRKLIFYLLIFFVLIFIVIYLQSPMSYVKNISVNGLQWLSKEEIINQSEIEENVNFWGVQTKDLEENIISHPQVKEADVSKSFPNTIIMDVTELSHVAYVEMGGKVQPLLENGELLDDVTSSNIHGDVPILKGFKDNHYLQELAGEFSSLSRYVSALISEVKWIPSDSNPYKIKLYMTDGQEVESSIRNLSSNLDSYPSIVSQLDQTKEGIIKIEEGGAVFTPYNVDKEEEEDIEEENEE from the coding sequence ATGGTACAAAAAAGAGTCGTTTCGATAGAAGATCGAATTCCAAAACTGAAACAAGAGCGCCGAAAAAAAGCAAACAGAAAACTGATTTTTTATCTGCTCATCTTTTTTGTATTAATTTTTATTGTGATTTATCTTCAATCACCTATGAGTTATGTGAAAAATATATCAGTAAATGGTTTGCAATGGCTATCTAAAGAAGAAATAATTAATCAAAGTGAAATAGAAGAAAATGTAAACTTTTGGGGAGTGCAAACGAAAGATTTAGAAGAAAATATTATTTCACACCCACAAGTAAAAGAGGCCGATGTCTCGAAATCATTTCCGAACACGATTATTATGGATGTAACTGAATTAAGTCATGTGGCATATGTTGAAATGGGCGGAAAGGTACAACCACTTTTGGAAAATGGTGAATTGTTAGATGATGTCACCTCTTCCAATATACATGGAGATGTTCCTATTTTAAAAGGATTTAAGGATAATCACTATTTACAAGAACTAGCAGGGGAATTTTCCAGTCTTTCTAGATATGTGTCTGCACTAATCTCTGAGGTGAAGTGGATTCCGTCCGACTCAAATCCGTATAAGATCAAACTATATATGACAGATGGTCAGGAGGTAGAGTCCTCCATTCGCAACTTATCTTCTAACCTAGATAGCTATCCTTCTATTGTAAGCCAGTTGGATCAGACAAAAGAAGGTATTATTAAAATTGAAGAAGGCGGAGCAGTATTTACTCCTTATAATGTAGATAAGGAAGAGGAGGAGGATATAGAAGAGGAAAATGAAGAGTAG
- the ftsA gene encoding cell division protein FtsA, which yields MDNGEILVSLDIGTSKIKVIIGEILGDSLNVIGVGTAKSLGMKKGAIVDIDETVHSIRTAVEQAERMVDIHIDQVIVGINGNHVQLQPCHGVVAVSSDDKEISEEDIHRVLDAAQVMSIPPEREIVDVIPKQFIVDGLDEIRDPRGMIGVRLEMEGTIITCSKTMLHNILKCVEKAGLSIMDICLQPLATGEVALSQDEKNLGVALLDIGGGSTTVSVFEDDGLVATSVVQLGGYNITKDLSIGLRTTSDEAEDVKLDHGHAFFNDANEEETFEVNIIGSNQRQLYNQLDLTEIIEARLEEILVYSAREIQKMGYDEIPGGLVLTGGTMSMPGAADLAQDIYQSNVRIAIPDYIGVREPQFTAGIGILKFAYKNAKIQGKEFSDAVTVQREQVRQAENEKPKPKRTKKSANKQDVKEKKEPKLANFFKYFFD from the coding sequence ATGGATAACGGTGAAATTCTAGTCAGCTTGGATATAGGTACATCAAAAATAAAGGTTATCATTGGAGAAATTCTCGGTGATTCTTTAAATGTGATTGGGGTTGGCACTGCAAAGTCTCTAGGTATGAAAAAAGGAGCTATTGTAGATATAGACGAGACTGTTCATTCAATCCGTACTGCAGTTGAACAAGCTGAGCGCATGGTAGATATACATATTGATCAAGTTATAGTTGGAATTAATGGTAATCATGTGCAATTACAACCATGTCATGGAGTAGTTGCAGTTTCTAGTGATGATAAGGAAATATCAGAAGAAGATATACATCGTGTATTGGATGCGGCACAGGTTATGTCCATTCCACCTGAAAGGGAAATTGTCGATGTAATACCAAAGCAATTTATCGTTGATGGTTTAGATGAAATTCGCGACCCTAGAGGGATGATTGGGGTTCGTTTAGAGATGGAAGGCACCATTATTACTTGTTCGAAAACAATGCTACATAACATTTTGAAATGTGTAGAAAAAGCCGGACTTAGTATTATGGATATTTGCTTGCAACCATTAGCAACAGGAGAGGTGGCTTTATCTCAAGACGAGAAAAATTTAGGAGTTGCATTACTTGATATTGGTGGGGGTAGTACAACCGTTTCCGTTTTCGAAGATGATGGGTTGGTGGCTACCAGTGTAGTACAACTAGGTGGTTATAATATTACAAAGGATCTATCTATTGGACTACGCACAACATCAGATGAAGCTGAGGATGTTAAACTGGATCATGGACATGCTTTCTTTAATGATGCCAATGAAGAAGAAACATTTGAAGTGAATATCATTGGTAGTAATCAAAGACAATTGTATAATCAACTAGATTTAACAGAAATAATTGAAGCTAGATTAGAAGAGATTTTGGTATATAGTGCACGTGAGATTCAAAAAATGGGGTATGATGAAATACCAGGTGGTCTGGTACTTACAGGCGGTACGATGAGTATGCCTGGGGCTGCTGACTTAGCACAGGATATTTACCAAAGTAATGTTAGAATTGCAATTCCTGATTATATTGGAGTACGTGAACCACAGTTTACTGCAGGTATTGGTATCTTGAAATTTGCGTACAAGAATGCGAAAATACAAGGGAAAGAGTTTTCGGATGCGGTAACAGTTCAACGAGAACAAGTACGTCAGGCTGAAAATGAAAAACCAAAACCAAAACGAACTAAGAAGTCAGCAAACAAACAAGATGTGAAAGAAAAGAAAGAACCTAAATTAGCAAACTTCTTCAAATATTTCTTTGATTAA
- a CDS encoding UDP-N-acetylmuramoyl-L-alanyl-D-glutamate--2,6-diaminopimelate ligase — translation MNAKDLIENLPDYQCEQNLDMINIEHIEMDHRLLKTDSLFVCIKGHTVDGHQFAEAAVENGATVILAEKELDLSVPVVIVPDTARALAHLANIFYDHSSSKLKVIGVTGTNGKTSVTHIIDEIHQYAMQKTALIGTIQMVIDGESHPVKNTTPDALFLQKNLHEMVEKKIDVATMEVSSHALDLGRVHGVDIDIAVFTNLSQDHLDYHQTMQNYLYAKSLLFSQLGNTLKHERPKYAIINQDDEYAEFLKRATAQPILTYGVQNKASFQAINVKLMANGVSFIMKTPKGNVLIESKLMGMFSVYNLLAAAAAAYASGIELELIKNVLNNTSGVKGRFQPVEHKKAFGVIIDYAHTPDSLENVLSTIKRFCEGNIHVVVGCGGDRDRSKRPLMAEVSCQYADQAIFTSDNPRSESPQAIIDDMVKGLKNNNYQTVLDREEAIRQAIEQANAKDVVLIAGKGHETYQIVGDKVLDFDDEKVAIKYLNS, via the coding sequence ATGAATGCAAAAGACTTAATCGAAAATTTACCAGATTATCAATGTGAACAAAACCTTGATATGATTAATATAGAACATATAGAAATGGATCACAGACTTTTAAAAACAGATTCTTTATTTGTTTGTATTAAAGGACATACCGTGGATGGTCACCAATTTGCAGAAGCTGCCGTCGAAAATGGTGCAACAGTCATCCTTGCGGAAAAAGAATTGGATCTTTCTGTCCCGGTTGTTATCGTTCCAGATACAGCTAGGGCATTGGCTCATTTAGCAAACATTTTTTATGATCATTCTTCCAGTAAACTAAAAGTTATTGGTGTCACAGGTACAAATGGAAAGACCTCAGTTACACATATCATTGACGAAATCCACCAGTATGCGATGCAAAAAACAGCCTTAATTGGTACGATTCAAATGGTGATTGATGGTGAGAGTCATCCAGTTAAAAACACAACACCTGATGCTTTATTTTTGCAAAAAAACCTACATGAAATGGTCGAAAAGAAGATAGATGTTGCCACAATGGAAGTATCTTCACACGCTTTGGACTTAGGGAGAGTTCATGGTGTAGATATCGATATCGCTGTATTTACTAATTTAAGTCAAGATCACCTTGATTATCATCAAACAATGCAAAATTACTTATATGCAAAGAGTTTATTATTTTCTCAGTTAGGAAATACGTTGAAACATGAAAGACCAAAATATGCAATTATTAATCAAGATGATGAATATGCTGAATTCTTAAAAAGAGCAACTGCTCAGCCGATTTTAACCTATGGTGTTCAAAATAAAGCATCTTTCCAAGCTATCAATGTAAAATTGATGGCTAATGGTGTTTCATTTATAATGAAAACACCTAAAGGCAATGTCTTAATCGAGAGTAAACTAATGGGCATGTTTAGTGTTTATAATCTATTGGCAGCGGCTGCTGCAGCTTATGCATCAGGAATCGAATTAGAGCTCATAAAAAATGTTTTAAACAATACTTCAGGAGTGAAAGGACGTTTCCAACCAGTAGAACATAAGAAAGCCTTTGGTGTTATAATTGATTATGCACACACACCTGATTCATTAGAAAATGTCCTGTCAACCATTAAACGATTCTGTGAAGGGAATATACATGTAGTAGTTGGTTGTGGTGGTGATCGTGATCGTAGTAAAAGACCGTTGATGGCAGAAGTTTCCTGCCAATATGCAGATCAAGCTATCTTTACTTCTGACAATCCACGTTCAGAGTCTCCGCAAGCTATTATAGATGACATGGTAAAAGGACTGAAAAATAACAATTATCAAACGGTGTTAGATCGTGAAGAAGCAATAAGACAAGCAATTGAACAGGCAAATGCTAAAGATGTAGTATTAATCGCTGGGAAAGGGCATGAAACATATCAAATTGTAGGCGATAAAGTCTTAGATTTTGATGATGAAAAAGTAGCGATAAAGTATCTAAATTCGTAA
- a CDS encoding stage V sporulation protein D, with protein sequence MKRITNIKVQRRIVTVFLFALIIMGVIVARLGYVQFIWSDFLIAEAEDLWSRDIVFEPERGKIIDINEEVLAENVSAPTVMIVPRQVTEPEKTAEKLASVLEMNYQDVLEAIHKNERIVILQPEGRKISEEKAMAVQMLDLEGIYIAEDSIRHYPNGAYLSHVLGFSGIDNQGLTGLELMYEEMLSGTEGSLSFYSDAKGKRMPQMADKYTAPEDGYDLQLTIDSKVQTIMERELDIAEEKYNPDGAIAIAVNPKDGSILGMSSRPNFDPANYQDISAEVYNRNLPIWSTYEPGSTFKIITLAAALEEGLVDLENDEYVDDGDIEVGGTHLHCWKSGGHGHQTFLEVVQNSCNPGFIVLGQKLGKEKLFSYIEEFGFGQKTGVDLQGEATGIMFDLDNVGPVELATTSFGQGVSVTPIQQVMAVSAAVNGGYLYEPFVAKSFLDPVTGEAVDTTEPVLKNRIISSETSKEVRETLESVVALGTGRSAYVDGYRIGGKTGTAQKVGEDGKYMENNHIVSFIGFAPANDPEIVVYVAVDNPKDVVQFGGVVAAPIVGTIIEDSLRALGVPKQADGIEKDYQWPESPPVEVPDLIGLNKSDLQQYLVSLQVDVVGEGNYIIDQAPAPGEKVQEGSKIRLVLGNK encoded by the coding sequence ATGAAACGGATAACCAATATTAAGGTGCAACGCAGAATAGTCACTGTGTTTCTTTTTGCATTAATCATTATGGGAGTTATTGTAGCGCGGTTAGGGTATGTGCAATTTATTTGGTCTGACTTTCTTATTGCTGAGGCAGAAGACCTGTGGAGTAGAGACATTGTCTTTGAACCGGAAAGAGGGAAGATCATTGACATTAATGAAGAGGTTTTGGCAGAGAATGTGTCAGCTCCTACTGTTATGATCGTACCAAGACAAGTGACAGAACCGGAAAAGACTGCAGAAAAATTAGCAAGTGTACTGGAGATGAATTATCAAGATGTACTGGAAGCTATTCATAAAAATGAACGAATTGTAATTCTGCAACCAGAAGGTCGAAAAATATCTGAAGAAAAAGCAATGGCTGTTCAAATGTTAGATTTAGAAGGAATTTATATCGCGGAAGACTCGATTAGACACTATCCTAATGGGGCTTATTTGTCACATGTACTTGGCTTTAGTGGCATTGATAATCAAGGATTAACAGGCCTTGAATTGATGTATGAAGAGATGTTAAGTGGGACAGAAGGCAGTTTATCCTTTTACAGTGATGCAAAAGGAAAAAGAATGCCACAAATGGCTGATAAATATACTGCTCCTGAAGATGGGTATGATCTTCAGCTCACAATAGATAGTAAAGTTCAAACAATTATGGAGAGAGAATTAGATATTGCAGAGGAAAAATATAACCCAGATGGTGCTATAGCTATTGCTGTGAATCCAAAGGATGGCAGCATTTTAGGAATGTCCTCAAGACCCAACTTTGATCCTGCAAATTATCAGGATATTAGTGCCGAAGTATATAATCGCAATTTACCAATTTGGAGTACGTATGAACCTGGGTCTACTTTTAAAATTATTACGCTAGCCGCAGCTTTGGAAGAAGGACTTGTTGATTTGGAAAACGATGAATATGTGGATGATGGAGATATTGAAGTAGGTGGAACACATTTGCATTGCTGGAAAAGTGGGGGGCATGGCCATCAAACTTTTTTAGAAGTTGTCCAAAATTCGTGTAACCCTGGATTTATAGTGTTAGGACAAAAGCTAGGAAAAGAAAAGCTATTTTCTTATATTGAGGAGTTTGGTTTTGGACAAAAAACAGGTGTGGATTTACAAGGTGAAGCTACTGGGATTATGTTTGACTTAGATAATGTTGGTCCTGTTGAGCTGGCGACTACCTCTTTCGGTCAAGGTGTATCCGTTACACCTATCCAGCAAGTCATGGCAGTCTCAGCAGCCGTTAACGGTGGTTATTTATATGAGCCATTTGTTGCAAAATCCTTTCTTGACCCGGTGACAGGTGAAGCCGTAGATACGACAGAGCCTGTATTGAAAAATCGAATTATTTCATCAGAAACGTCTAAAGAAGTACGTGAGACTCTTGAATCTGTTGTTGCTTTAGGAACTGGTAGAAGCGCATATGTGGATGGCTATCGAATTGGAGGAAAAACTGGTACGGCCCAAAAGGTCGGTGAAGATGGAAAATATATGGAGAATAACCACATTGTATCATTCATCGGCTTTGCACCAGCAAATGATCCTGAAATAGTTGTGTATGTTGCTGTAGATAATCCAAAAGATGTTGTACAATTTGGTGGAGTGGTAGCTGCTCCAATTGTCGGTACCATTATTGAAGATAGTCTACGTGCATTAGGAGTGCCAAAGCAAGCCGATGGAATTGAAAAGGATTACCAATGGCCTGAATCTCCTCCTGTTGAAGTACCTGACTTAATTGGTTTAAATAAAAGTGACTTACAGCAATATCTGGTTTCCTTACAAGTTGATGTAGTTGGAGAAGGAAATTATATTATTGATCAAGCACCAGCTCCAGGAGAAAAAGTACAAGAGGGAAGTAAAATCAGGCTTGTTTTAGGTAATAAATAG
- the spoVE gene encoding stage V sporulation protein E: protein MQPNLKSQHKPDYFLIFVIIAILLVGTIMVYSASSIWAEYKFNDSFYFLKRQLLFAGVGVIAMLIVSNIPYFQWIKYRKWIFIGSLILLVAVLIPGIGMVRGGARSWIGVGAFSIQPAEFIKLAMIMFLSGFLVNHQDKITEFKKGFLPPLFLSVVVFLIIMLQPDLGTGMVFLLTCFVLIFVAGAKIIHFVFLAGFGVIGFLLLIISAPYRINRITAFLDPWQDPLGTGFQIIQSLYAIGPGGLLGVGFGNSLQKYFYLPEPHNDFIFAIIAEELGFLGAGFVIVLFFLFIWRGILTAIHAPDLFARLLAIGIVGMIAIQVMINISVVIGLIPVTGITLPFLSYGGSSLTLTLCSVGILINISKYRQ from the coding sequence GTGCAACCTAATTTAAAAAGTCAACATAAGCCAGATTACTTCTTGATTTTTGTCATTATCGCTATTTTGTTGGTAGGAACCATTATGGTTTATAGTGCCTCCTCGATTTGGGCTGAGTATAAATTCAATGATTCTTTTTATTTCTTAAAGAGACAGCTCCTATTTGCTGGTGTTGGTGTAATTGCAATGTTGATTGTTTCCAATATTCCCTATTTTCAATGGATAAAGTATCGAAAATGGATTTTTATTGGTTCTTTAATCCTGTTAGTTGCTGTTTTGATTCCTGGAATAGGAATGGTCAGAGGTGGTGCAAGAAGTTGGATTGGCGTAGGTGCATTTAGCATTCAACCGGCCGAATTTATTAAACTTGCGATGATTATGTTTTTAAGTGGATTTCTAGTTAATCATCAGGATAAGATTACAGAATTCAAAAAAGGTTTCCTCCCACCACTTTTTCTTTCTGTAGTAGTTTTTCTTATTATTATGCTTCAGCCTGATTTAGGTACAGGTATGGTATTTCTTTTAACTTGTTTTGTGTTAATTTTTGTAGCCGGTGCTAAAATCATACACTTTGTATTTTTAGCAGGTTTTGGTGTAATTGGATTTTTGTTACTAATCATATCTGCTCCGTATAGAATTAATCGGATTACAGCATTTCTTGATCCCTGGCAGGATCCACTAGGGACTGGTTTTCAAATTATTCAGTCCTTGTATGCGATTGGTCCTGGAGGATTATTAGGCGTTGGTTTTGGTAACAGTTTGCAAAAATATTTTTATTTACCAGAACCGCATAACGATTTTATCTTTGCGATTATTGCAGAGGAGTTAGGGTTTTTAGGGGCAGGTTTTGTCATTGTGTTATTCTTTTTATTTATATGGCGAGGGATATTAACGGCAATCCACGCACCTGACCTATTCGCTAGATTACTAGCAATTGGAATTGTTGGTATGATTGCTATCCAAGTCATGATTAATATTAGTGTTGTCATTGGTTTGATTCCGGTCACTGGAATCACATTGCCTTTCTTGAGTTATGGTGGTTCTTCTTTGACATTGACTCTTTGTTCGGTTGGAATATTAATTAATATTAGTAAATATCGGCAATAA
- the murD gene encoding UDP-N-acetylmuramoyl-L-alanine--D-glutamate ligase: MRKLKEFPFAKVLVLGLAKSGTAVAKLLNRNGVEVIANDLKASEDDENVQSLQSQGISVIVGEHPLSLLDDVDAIIKNPGVPYENILIDNAVKQRLPVLTEIELIPYFGIDQIIGITGSNGKTTTTTLIYEMFKKADSPVSLAGNIGHVASEVAEQMNDKQTMIAELSSFQLLGIDIFKPRIAVLLNLFEAHLDYHHTLEHYQNAKANIFKNQSDHDFLVYNADDQRILNMIKNASSNLVPFSRKEVVTNGTYCDEKAIYFRGEKVIELASIVLVGEHNLENILAAISVAKLQGISNQVIETVLTTFTGVTHRLQFVKEVNGRKFYNDSKATNILATTKALSAFNQSIILLAGGLDRGNEFDDLLPYLANVKALVLFGETSPKLRKIGEASGIEDIEMVDTMTEAVQTAYQLSNKDDVVLLSPACASWDQYKTFEERGNMFMESVHKL; encoded by the coding sequence ATGAGAAAATTAAAGGAATTCCCTTTTGCTAAAGTACTTGTGTTAGGTCTTGCAAAAAGTGGAACAGCTGTTGCGAAATTGTTAAATAGGAATGGTGTAGAAGTGATCGCCAATGATTTGAAAGCTTCTGAGGACGATGAGAATGTACAAAGTTTACAATCCCAAGGGATTTCTGTAATCGTTGGTGAACATCCCTTATCATTGCTTGACGATGTTGATGCAATTATTAAAAATCCAGGTGTTCCCTATGAAAATATATTAATAGATAATGCTGTCAAACAACGACTTCCTGTATTAACAGAAATAGAGTTAATACCGTATTTTGGTATTGATCAAATTATTGGAATCACTGGGTCCAATGGGAAAACGACGACAACAACTTTAATATATGAAATGTTTAAAAAAGCAGATTCACCTGTAAGTTTAGCGGGAAATATTGGCCATGTTGCATCAGAAGTTGCTGAGCAAATGAATGATAAACAAACGATGATAGCCGAATTATCTTCCTTTCAGCTATTAGGAATTGATATATTTAAACCTAGAATCGCGGTACTACTTAATCTTTTTGAAGCACATTTGGATTATCATCACACGTTGGAACATTATCAAAATGCAAAGGCGAATATATTTAAAAATCAATCGGATCATGACTTTTTGGTTTATAATGCTGATGATCAGCGTATCTTAAATATGATTAAAAACGCTAGCTCTAATCTTGTCCCATTTAGTCGTAAAGAAGTAGTTACAAACGGTACATATTGTGACGAAAAAGCAATATATTTCCGTGGGGAGAAAGTAATCGAATTAGCTTCCATTGTATTAGTGGGTGAACATAACCTAGAAAATATTTTAGCTGCTATTTCCGTGGCGAAGCTTCAAGGTATTTCAAACCAAGTCATTGAAACAGTCCTTACAACATTTACAGGAGTGACACATCGACTACAATTTGTTAAAGAAGTAAATGGACGAAAGTTTTATAATGATTCCAAGGCTACTAATATACTGGCAACAACCAAGGCTTTGTCAGCTTTTAATCAATCGATTATATTACTGGCAGGTGGCCTCGATCGGGGAAATGAATTTGATGATTTACTACCATACTTGGCAAACGTGAAGGCACTAGTGTTATTTGGAGAAACAAGTCCAAAATTAAGAAAAATTGGAGAAGCTAGTGGAATTGAAGATATAGAAATGGTAGATACAATGACAGAAGCTGTTCAAACAGCATATCAACTATCCAACAAAGATGATGTTGTCTTATTGTCTCCTGCTTGTGCGAGTTGGGATCAGTATAAAACCTTTGAAGAAAGAGGCAACATGTTTATGGAATCTGTGCATAAGTTATAA
- the mraY gene encoding phospho-N-acetylmuramoyl-pentapeptide-transferase — protein MNEYTFLITVAIAFLITVLLSPILIPFLKRLKFGQSIREEGPQSHQKKSGTPTMGGVMIILSITITSIVVVTRVNNGALGYEVLLLLLVLIGFGLLGFLDDFIKVVLKRNLGLTSKQKLLGQIVIAIIFYIVLLQQNFSTSIAVPGTTISFDLGWMYPIFIVVMLVGASNAVNLTDGLDGLLAGTAAIAFGAFAILAWYGIPNLTVTLFSLSVVGALLGFLVFNAHPAKVFMGDTGSLALGGAIAAIAILLKLEILLVIIGGVFVLETLSVIIQVISFKTRGKRIFLMSPLHHHYELKGWSEWRVVTTFWTVGILFAILGIYIEVLSS, from the coding sequence ATGAATGAATATACATTTTTAATTACAGTAGCGATCGCATTTTTAATTACTGTCCTACTATCCCCGATTTTAATTCCTTTTCTAAAAAGGCTTAAATTTGGACAAAGTATAAGAGAAGAAGGACCTCAATCACACCAAAAAAAATCAGGTACTCCAACTATGGGTGGTGTCATGATTATTCTAAGTATTACGATAACCAGTATCGTTGTCGTTACCCGTGTCAATAATGGCGCCTTAGGATATGAAGTATTATTGTTATTATTAGTGTTGATTGGTTTTGGTTTATTAGGTTTTCTTGATGATTTCATTAAAGTTGTGTTAAAGCGAAATCTAGGATTAACCTCCAAACAAAAGTTGTTGGGACAAATCGTGATTGCCATTATTTTTTATATAGTTTTACTACAGCAAAATTTTTCAACTAGTATTGCTGTCCCAGGTACCACGATATCGTTTGACTTAGGATGGATGTATCCTATTTTTATAGTAGTAATGTTAGTTGGTGCTTCTAATGCAGTAAATCTTACGGATGGTCTAGATGGATTATTAGCTGGTACGGCGGCAATTGCTTTTGGAGCATTTGCAATATTGGCTTGGTACGGTATCCCAAATTTGACCGTGACATTGTTTAGTTTATCTGTTGTAGGTGCATTGCTAGGGTTCTTAGTATTTAATGCACACCCTGCTAAGGTATTTATGGGGGATACTGGATCGTTAGCGCTAGGTGGTGCGATTGCAGCCATTGCTATATTATTAAAGCTTGAGATTTTATTAGTTATTATCGGTGGTGTTTTCGTACTAGAGACATTGTCCGTTATCATTCAGGTTATTTCTTTTAAAACAAGAGGAAAAAGAATCTTTTTAATGAGTCCGTTACATCACCATTATGAGTTAAAAGGATGGTCGGAATGGCGTGTAGTTACTACCTTTTGGACGGTGGGGATATTGTTTGCTATATTAGGTATTTATATTGAGGTGTTGTCATCATGA
- a CDS encoding DUF881 domain-containing protein — MKNIFIKQYFSIGLVCLLIGLMIAILFNTNHQTTERDTRDTWEIRTALLEEQKIQQNLYTEIAEAETTLREYQEQTEHQQIESLKNSIKQLREQAGLTEKKGQGLIITLEPLFLDEDFQEYPEINAELLQLFINELNAAGATEMAIESQRIINITPIRDVNENIYVNNSSIGDLPITIYVLTNDAEQIINHLEVSEIGDYFALENVTISISEQSEIVLPEYGDLIDLQDVDIVDVPEEGES; from the coding sequence ATGAAAAATATTTTTATAAAACAGTACTTTTCGATAGGGCTAGTTTGCTTATTGATCGGCTTGATGATTGCTATATTATTTAATACCAATCATCAAACTACAGAACGAGATACGAGAGACACCTGGGAAATTAGAACAGCACTGCTAGAGGAACAGAAGATTCAACAAAATCTGTACACGGAGATTGCGGAAGCAGAAACCACACTTCGTGAGTATCAAGAGCAAACAGAACATCAGCAAATTGAATCATTAAAAAATTCCATCAAACAATTACGAGAACAAGCAGGATTAACAGAAAAAAAGGGACAAGGTCTTATTATTACACTGGAACCGTTGTTTTTAGATGAAGATTTTCAAGAATATCCTGAAATCAACGCTGAATTACTTCAACTATTTATCAATGAATTGAATGCAGCTGGTGCAACCGAAATGGCCATTGAGAGCCAGCGAATTATTAATATAACACCAATAAGAGATGTAAATGAAAACATATATGTAAACAATAGTTCCATAGGAGATCTGCCAATAACAATATATGTTCTTACAAATGACGCTGAACAAATAATAAACCATTTAGAGGTTAGTGAAATAGGTGATTATTTCGCTTTAGAAAATGTTACAATTAGTATATCAGAACAAAGTGAAATCGTACTACCAGAGTACGGTGACCTGATTGACTTACAAGATGTAGATATCGTTGATGTCCCAGAAGAAGGTGAAAGCTAA
- a CDS encoding small basic family protein has protein sequence MWLPALFLIIGLLLGFMTNVTIPDEYSNYLSIAVLAALDTLFGGIRAQLDSKFDQKVFISGFFFNVSLAAFLAFIGVQLGIDLYLAAIFAFGVRLFQNLAIIRRLLLGKYYQYREAKKDI, from the coding sequence ATGTGGTTACCAGCATTGTTTTTAATAATTGGTTTATTGTTAGGTTTTATGACGAATGTGACCATCCCGGATGAATATTCCAATTATTTATCTATTGCAGTATTGGCTGCTTTAGACACATTGTTTGGTGGTATCAGGGCACAATTAGATTCGAAGTTTGACCAAAAAGTATTTATTTCTGGTTTCTTCTTCAATGTTTCATTAGCTGCATTTTTAGCGTTTATAGGTGTCCAGCTAGGTATAGATTTATATTTAGCAGCAATTTTTGCATTTGGAGTAAGATTATTCCAGAATTTAGCTATTATTAGAAGGCTGTTATTAGGAAAATATTATCAATATAGAGAAGCAAAGAAAGATATTTAA
- a CDS encoding DUF881 domain-containing protein, translated as MKSRQLIFALVFLVLGFLLTFSYQHTKSTAEIVQVNNQEWERDYYYRKQLIDMEEKNKQLRSELNQIRQEVQSIEKELGEEADVIKDLVDTKANLQKMTGELSISGEGIMVTLKDASFIPAEDHANQYIVHDRHIHQTVNELFSAGAKAVAINGQRIYRNSYISCIGPVVSIDGTSYPAPFVISAIGEQEVLDVSLNLRNGVIDHLIQDNIEVTIEKKSNVEMYAKDM; from the coding sequence ATGAAGAGTAGACAGTTAATATTTGCGTTGGTCTTTTTGGTATTAGGCTTCTTGTTAACTTTTAGTTATCAGCACACAAAATCGACTGCAGAAATCGTACAAGTTAATAATCAGGAGTGGGAAAGAGATTATTATTACCGTAAACAATTAATCGACATGGAAGAAAAAAATAAACAATTAAGATCAGAATTAAATCAAATTCGACAAGAAGTACAATCCATTGAAAAAGAGTTAGGTGAAGAAGCCGATGTAATAAAAGATTTAGTAGACACCAAAGCGAACTTACAAAAAATGACTGGTGAATTGTCTATTAGTGGTGAGGGAATTATGGTGACATTAAAGGATGCAAGTTTTATTCCTGCGGAGGATCACGCGAATCAATATATTGTTCATGACCGGCACATTCATCAAACAGTAAACGAATTATTTAGTGCAGGCGCAAAAGCTGTAGCCATTAATGGACAGCGAATATACCGTAATAGTTACATATCTTGTATTGGCCCTGTTGTTTCAATTGATGGGACTTCATATCCTGCACCATTTGTGATATCTGCAATTGGTGAACAAGAAGTTTTGGATGTCAGTTTAAACCTTAGAAACGGAGTCATCGATCACCTTATCCAGGATAACATCGAAGTAACGATTGAGAAGAAATCTAATGTTGAAATGTACGCAAAGGATATGTGA